The Halopelagius inordinatus genomic interval TGGAACTCATCCTGATGGGCGGGACGATGACCGCGCGCAGTCACGACTACCAAGAGTGGTTCGTAAAGCGGGCGTTGGAGGCGATGAACGACTACGACCTCGATTCGGAACCGACCCCCGCCGAGGACCAGTCGTTCAAACCCGACCCCGAGGACGTGGAGTTCCGCTACCTCGAAGACGTCATCGCCGAAAACGAGACGGCGGACGTCCGGAACATCGGGACGACGTTCGAGACGAAACCCGACTGGTGCGACCCAGAACAGATAGACCGGATGCTCGATTTGGGCGCGACGAAGGTGGAAGTCGGCGTCCAGACGACGTACGAACGCGTCAACCGCGAGATGCACCGCGGCCACGGCGTGCAGGCCTCCATCGACGCGAACCGCCGCCTCCGCGACGCCGCGTTCAAGGTGGGCTTTCACATGATGCCGGGACAACCGGGGATGACCAAAGAGATGATCCTCGAAGACTTCCGGCAGGTGTTCGAAAACGAGGACTACCGCCCGGACTACCTGAAGATATACCCGACGCTCGTCGTCCGCGGGACGCGCATCTACGACCAGTGGCGACGAGACGAGTTCGAACCGCTCGACAACGAGGACGCCGCCGACATCGTCGCGGAGGTGATGGGGATGATTCCGAAGTACACCCGCCTCCAACGCGTCCAGCGAGACATCCCCGCGGACTTCATCGACGCGGGCGTCTGGAAGTCGAACCTCCGGCAACTCGCCGCCCAGAAAGCCGAAGAGAAGGGCATCGAAATCGGGGACGTCCGCGCCCGCGAGGTGGGGATGAACGAGGAGGACCCCGACCCCGAGAACGTCGAACTCGACGTGATGACGTACGACGTCGCGGGCGGCACGGAGCAGTTCATCTCCTTCGAGGACAGAGAGAAGGACCTCCTGGTCGGGTTCTGTCGGCTTCGGTTCCCGAACGACCCGGTGCGCCGCGAACTCGAAAACGCCGCTCTCGTCCGCGAACTCCACGTCTACGGGAGCGAGGTGGGAATCGGAGGCGAGGGCGACTGGCAACACAAAGGCTACGGCCGAAGACTCGTCGAACGCGCAGAAGAGATGTCCCGAGACGCCGGTTATGACAAGTTGAGCATCATAAGCGGTATCGGCGTCCGCGAGTACTACACGAGAAAACTCGGCTACCACCAAGACGGCCCGTACGTCTCGAAACGACTGCGGTAGAGCCGGTTTCGTCCGTATTCTTCTCCGGGCTTCGTGACCGACCCGAGAGCGTTCGGAGAGTGGAGACAGAGAGAATATCTCATTTTATAGAAAGAAATAATACCGTGGGTGTTTTGTAACCGCTCTATAGGTGTAGAGATGATGAAGGGGAAGGGGAAGGCGGTACGCAGAGATTATAGAGCGGAGGACGCGGTGTGAAGCTCTCGGCGTGGCTCGCGAACGTTGAGTCGACGTTAGCGCAGTTCGCGTCCACGGAGGCCCGTCTCGGGGCGACGGCGGCTCTCGTCGTGGTGGCTCTCTCGACCGGTCTGTTAGTCGCACCGCGAGTCGTGTCGAGAGTGGCGAGCGAACTTCGAGAGCGCGTGATTTCGCATCCGAGAGTTCCGGAGGCCGTAGACGACGTGGTGTGGCTGTTCCCGCCGTCCGTGGTCGTTCGCCTCCTGCAGTGTTCGGTGGGTGCGGCGACGGGACTCGCTCTCTTCGTCGTCTGGGGGTTCGAAGACGTTGCGCTCACCGGCGCGACGCTGTTAGCGACGCTCGCGCCCGAAATCGCCCGAGTAGCCGTCACGCTGGTGCTCCTCGCGGCGGCCGTCGTCGCCACCGACCTGCTCGAAAGCAACCTCGAAGCGTACGCCGCGGACTCCGAGCGAATCAACGAACACCAGGAGGGAATCGTCTTCCGAGTCCTCCAACTGGTCGTCCTGTTGGCGGTGGGCCTCGCGACGATGACCGTGTGGAACATCAATCTCGGCGGACTCCTCGTCGGGGCCGGGTTCCTCGGCATCGTCGTCGGTATGGCCGCGAGGCAGACGCTCGGGTCTCTCATCGCGGGGTTCGTCCTCATGTTCTCGCGGCCGTTCGAAATCGGCGACTGGGTCGAGATAGACGGCGAGGAGGGAATCGTCTCCGACATCACCATCGTCAACACCCGCCTGCGGAACTTCGACGGCGAGGAGATAGTCTTCCCGAACGACCGAGTGACGAACGCGACGGTGACGAACCGGACCCGTCGCGGGCAACTCCGCCTGACGGTCGACGTCGGCGTCGACTACGGGACCGACCTCCAGCGCGCAGAGCAGATCGCAGAATCGGCGATAGAGGACGCGGACGTGGTCGCGGACGTGCCCGCACCGCGCGTCCTGCCCGCGACGTTCGACGACTCGGCCGTGGGACTCAAAGTCCGCTTTTGGATACAGAACCCCTCCGCGCCGCGACGGGCCCGCGCCCGCGCCGCCGTCGTCCGCGCGGTGAAGACGGCGTTCGATGGGGAGGGAATCAAGATTCCCTACCCGCAGCGAGAACTGCAGGGTCGCGCGGAGACGAACGGCTTTCGGGTTCGGCACTCCGAGACGTCCTTCGGGGCCCGCGAGGACCGACGGAGCGAGCGAGTGTCGAACACCACGGACGACTGAGACCGAGCGTCGCCGCCGACGCTTCGCCCCCCGGGACGCCGTCTCAGAGCGACTTGCGCATCTCGACGTGCGGGATGTCCGCTTCGACGAACTCCTCGCCGACCGATTCGTAGCCGAGCGATTCGTAGAACCCCTCGACGCGCGTCTGCGCGTGGAGCGTTATCCGATCGAATCCCTCCTCTCGTGCCGTCTGTTCTACGCTCTCCATCACGCGCTTTCCCCAGTCTTCGCCGCGTCTGGCCTCGGCGACGACGACGCGTTCGACTTTGCCGACGCCGGGGGCCGCCTCTCGGAGTCGCGCCGCGCCGACAACCTCGCCGTCGTCGTAGGCGACGAAGTGGGTGGCGTCGGCGTCGGGTTCGTCGTGTTCGTCCCACTCCAGTTCCTCGTCTACGCCCTGTTCGTCGACGAAGACGGCCCGTCTGACGGCGAAGGCGTCCTCGCGTTCCGCGTCGGTGGTGACGACGCGGACGTCTGTGTCGGTCATGGTCGGAGGTTCCGCGTCGGAGTACCTGACGGTTGTGGATTCGCCGGGTCAATCGACCGCTCGTCCCGCGTCGGCCGCCAGCGCCCACCCGAGACGGTAGACGAGAAGTCCGACGACGAGGGTGACGAGCGTCCACCCGGTGATGAGCATCGCCGCGAACGGCGGGCCGAACCCACCGATGGGAAGCATCGGGACGGCGAAGGCGACGGGCGCGGCGACGATAGCGGCGACGAGCGGTCGGCGTTCGGTCCCCCGACGCGTCGCGTACCCGAGGGGGAGAAACAGGGACACCGTCACCGCCGGAGAGACGACGCCGGGAGCGTTCCACGTGAGAGGCGAGTCCGCGAGGGCGGAGACGACGCCCGCGACGACGACTGGCGGTGCGACGGCGGCGGCGAGGAGTCTGCGGAACGTCACCGACTCCGGGGAGTTGGCGGCGACGACACCGACGGCGGCGAACTGCGCGCCCACCGTCCACGCGACGGCACCCGCGCCGTAGAACCTCACGCGAGAGGCGGCGAGGAGGAGCACCCACGCGCCCGCGAGGCCGACGACGAGGTAACCGAGCGTCCGCGGCGACGACGCGTCGCCGTCGAACCGGCGGGCGAGTCGTCCGACGACGACGACGCCGAGACCCATCAGGACGGTCGGCACGAGGGCCGCGC includes:
- a CDS encoding mechanosensitive ion channel family protein; this translates as MKLSAWLANVESTLAQFASTEARLGATAALVVVALSTGLLVAPRVVSRVASELRERVISHPRVPEAVDDVVWLFPPSVVVRLLQCSVGAATGLALFVVWGFEDVALTGATLLATLAPEIARVAVTLVLLAAAVVATDLLESNLEAYAADSERINEHQEGIVFRVLQLVVLLAVGLATMTVWNINLGGLLVGAGFLGIVVGMAARQTLGSLIAGFVLMFSRPFEIGDWVEIDGEEGIVSDITIVNTRLRNFDGEEIVFPNDRVTNATVTNRTRRGQLRLTVDVGVDYGTDLQRAEQIAESAIEDADVVADVPAPRVLPATFDDSAVGLKVRFWIQNPSAPRRARARAAVVRAVKTAFDGEGIKIPYPQRELQGRAETNGFRVRHSETSFGAREDRRSERVSNTTDD
- a CDS encoding tRNA uridine(34) 5-carboxymethylaminomethyl modification radical SAM/GNAT enzyme Elp3, with the protein product MSTDAEPDADDPTETEAFRRTCEELVERILDGEIERDDLESAKLNACSNHSSPKVPKNSDILGYAPEARREEVKKVVMRKPVRTASGVSPVAIMTSPKMCPHGKCLYCPGGPASEFSSSQSYTGHEPAAARGVQNDYDPYGQVTLRLEQLRNIGHPVDKVELILMGGTMTARSHDYQEWFVKRALEAMNDYDLDSEPTPAEDQSFKPDPEDVEFRYLEDVIAENETADVRNIGTTFETKPDWCDPEQIDRMLDLGATKVEVGVQTTYERVNREMHRGHGVQASIDANRRLRDAAFKVGFHMMPGQPGMTKEMILEDFRQVFENEDYRPDYLKIYPTLVVRGTRIYDQWRRDEFEPLDNEDAADIVAEVMGMIPKYTRLQRVQRDIPADFIDAGVWKSNLRQLAAQKAEEKGIEIGDVRAREVGMNEEDPDPENVELDVMTYDVAGGTEQFISFEDREKDLLVGFCRLRFPNDPVRRELENAALVRELHVYGSEVGIGGEGDWQHKGYGRRLVERAEEMSRDAGYDKLSIISGIGVREYYTRKLGYHQDGPYVSKRLR
- a CDS encoding GNAT family N-acetyltransferase, with the protein product MTDTDVRVVTTDAEREDAFAVRRAVFVDEQGVDEELEWDEHDEPDADATHFVAYDDGEVVGAARLREAAPGVGKVERVVVAEARRGEDWGKRVMESVEQTAREEGFDRITLHAQTRVEGFYESLGYESVGEEFVEADIPHVEMRKSL